The nucleotide window CTGCGCGAGCGCCGCATCGCCGACCCCGGCACGCTGCTCGACGGTGCGCGCCGCGCCATGCGCGCCAGCTTCCAGCGCGAGATGGACGTGATCGAGTCCAGCCTGTCCTTCCTCGGCTCGGTGGCCTCGGTGTCGCCCTACGTGGGGCTGTTCGGCACCGTCTGGGGCATCATGCACGCCTTCACGGGCTTCGCCGGCATGGAGCAGGTCACGCTCGCCACCGTCGCGCCGGGCATTGCCGAGGCGCTGGTGGCCACCGCTATCGGCCTGTTCGCCGCCATTCCCGCCGTGGTGGCCTACAACCGCTTCGCGCGCGACATCGACCGCGTGGCCACGCACCAGGAGACCTTCATCGAGGAGTTCTCCAACATCCTGCAGCGCAACCTGGGCGCCCACCCCGGTTCGCCCTCGGGGCATTGAAGGGAGCGCCGTCATGCCCGCCATGGCCTCCCGCAGCGGCAGCCGCCGCCGTTCGATGAACGAAATCAACATGGTGCCCTTCATCGACGTGATGCTGGTGCTGCTCATCATCTTCATGGTCACGGCGCCGATGCTCACGCCCAGTTCCATCGACGTGCCCAGCGTCGGCAAGGGCAAGGCGCAGCCCAAGAGCTTCGCCACCGTGATCGTCGGCAAGGACGGCGACCTGCGCTTCAAGACCCGCGACGCCGAGCGCACGCTCAACCTGCGCGAGATCGGCGCCACGGCGCGCCAGTGGCAGGAAGGCCAGCCGGCCGAGTCCGCCGTCATCATCGCCGCCGACAAAAGCGTGCAGTACGAGGCCGTGGTCAAGGCCATGGACGCGCTGCAGCGCGCCGGCGTGCAGCGCGTGGGCCTGTCAGTCAAGCAAGGGAACCCCTGAGCGGCCAGGCCCCTCTACCCCGTCCATGCAGGCCTTCAACGACCGCGACCAGTTCGCCCCGCCCCGCCCGCCCGGGCGCCTGCGCGCCATCGCGCTGGCGGTGCTCGCCCACGGCATCCTGATCGGTGCGCTGACCTGGGGCGTGCAGTGGAAGACCAGCGCCGACCAGCCCGCCGTGGAGGCCGAACTCTGGGCCGCCATCCCGCAGCAGGCGGCGCCGCGCGAGGTGGCCCCGCCGCCACCGCCGCCCGTGGCGGCGCCCGAGCCCGCGCCAGTGGCCCCGCCGCCCCCGCCCGCCCCGCCGCCACGCCAGGCGCAGCCCGATACGCACGAGGCCGACATCGCCCTGGAGCGCCAGAAAAAGCGCCAGGAAGAAGAAAAGAAGCGCCAGCACGAGCAGGAGCTGGAACGCAAGGAGCACGAGCGCCGCGAACGCCTGGAGCAGGAGAAGAAGGAACGCCTGCAGAAGGAAAAGGCCGCGCACGAAAAAGCCGAACGCGAGAAGGCCCAGCGCGAGAAGCAACTGGCCGAGCAGAAGAAGCTGGAGCAGCAGAAAGCCGAGCAGGAAAAGCAGAAGAAGCTGGCCGAGGAAAAGCGCAAGGCCGAAGCCGAGGCCAAGCGCGCCGAGGAGTTCCGCAAGGAGCAGATGCGCCGCATCGCCGGCCTGGCGGGCGCCACCGGCGGCGAGACCGCCACGGGCACCGCGCAGCGCAGCGCCGGCCCCTCTGGCAGCTACGGCGGCAAGGTGGCGGCCAAGGTCAAGCCCAACATCATTTACCCCGACGCGGTGTCGGGCAACCCGCGCACCGAGGTGGAGGTGCGCGCCGCGCCGGACGGCACCATCGTCGGCACGCGCATCCTGCAGTCCAGCGGCAACAAGGCCTGGGACGACGCCGTGGTGCGCGCCCTGCAGAAGACCGAAACCCTGCCGCGCGACGTGGACGGGCGCGTGCCCTCGTCGCTGGTGATCGGCTTCCGCCCGAAGGACTGAGCTACCAAAAAGAGAGCTGCCAGCGCTTGCTGCGCAAGGATTTCAAATGCTTCCATGCATCAAACCCTTGCACAGCAAGCGCTGGCAGCTCCTGTTTTCAGAGCATCACACGCGCTGCTCGATCAGCCGGTTGATGCGCAGCGCCCCCAGCGTGCACACCACGCCCGACAGCAGGTACAGCGACACGGCCCCCAGGCCGAAGCGCGCCGACAGCCCCAGCGCCACCAGCGGCGCGAAGGCCGCGCCCAGCAGCCAGGCCAGGTCGGCCGACAGCGCGGCGCCGGTGTAGCGGTGGCGCGCGGCGAAGTTGGCCGTGACCGTGCCCGAGGCCTGGCCATACGACAGCCCCAGCAGCACGAAGCCCAGCAGCAGGAACAGGTTGTGGCCCGCCGCCGTGCCGGCGCCCAGCATCCACGGCACAGCCAGGCTGAACAGGCCGATGAGCACGGCCATGGCGCCCAGCAGCGTGCGCCGCCCCACCCGGTCGGCCAGCCGGCCCGAGGCCACCATGGCCCCGGCCGCCAGCAGCGCGCCGACGATCTGCACGCCCAGCACCTGCGGCACCGGCTGGTCGGCATAGAGCACGATCCACGACAGCGGGAACACCGTGACCAGGTGGAACAGCGCAAAGCTGGC belongs to Acidovorax sp. YS12 and includes:
- the tolQ gene encoding protein TolQ; protein product: MNSQDMSIVNLVLHASWVVQFVMLLLLGVSVASWTAIFRKLFALKRVKSLNEEFEREFWSGTSLNELFAAAAQNAKHAGPMERIFASGMREYQKLRERRIADPGTLLDGARRAMRASFQREMDVIESSLSFLGSVASVSPYVGLFGTVWGIMHAFTGFAGMEQVTLATVAPGIAEALVATAIGLFAAIPAVVAYNRFARDIDRVATHQETFIEEFSNILQRNLGAHPGSPSGH
- a CDS encoding biopolymer transporter ExbD, with the protein product MPAMASRSGSRRRSMNEINMVPFIDVMLVLLIIFMVTAPMLTPSSIDVPSVGKGKAQPKSFATVIVGKDGDLRFKTRDAERTLNLREIGATARQWQEGQPAESAVIIAADKSVQYEAVVKAMDALQRAGVQRVGLSVKQGNP
- the tolA gene encoding cell envelope integrity protein TolA, with amino-acid sequence MQAFNDRDQFAPPRPPGRLRAIALAVLAHGILIGALTWGVQWKTSADQPAVEAELWAAIPQQAAPREVAPPPPPPVAAPEPAPVAPPPPPAPPPRQAQPDTHEADIALERQKKRQEEEKKRQHEQELERKEHERRERLEQEKKERLQKEKAAHEKAEREKAQREKQLAEQKKLEQQKAEQEKQKKLAEEKRKAEAEAKRAEEFRKEQMRRIAGLAGATGGETATGTAQRSAGPSGSYGGKVAAKVKPNIIYPDAVSGNPRTEVEVRAAPDGTIVGTRILQSSGNKAWDDAVVRALQKTETLPRDVDGRVPSSLVIGFRPKD